The Larimichthys crocea isolate SSNF chromosome XII, L_crocea_2.0, whole genome shotgun sequence region TCTTTAATGAACAATATTGTTATGTTGTGCATTATGTACTATATACAATATGTATAGTAGTGTAACacatttcaaagtttaaaacCATCATATTTCTTTGTTAGGTACATGATTCTTCTTCAttctctatattttatttgcccaaaagttttttatgttttattttccaagTACTTATAActaaaaagtgttttataaataaagtgtaCAAATAATGTGTTATTTCCCATTGAGTCTAATTCTGTTAGCTTGATTCTTTGCAGAAAGCCATCCGTCAGTCCCAGTCTCTGTGTGCTGGTGAACAGGAGTATGTTCACAAGAGGAAACAAATTGTTCTGGAGGCGCTCCAGAACCTGGGGGCCAACTGTACCGCAGTAAGAAAGAAACCTCTCCCAGttatttagaaatgtgttaTGATTACATAAATGTACATGTGTATAATGTGACGGCTTCTCTTTACATGACACCAACATCTGTTAACTTTTGTGAAGTCTTTAAACACTTAAAGGAACAGGGTTGACTTCAGTACTTCTTCAGGACAGTaaacatgacaggaaacaagaaagagaCTACtgctactaccactactactactactacttataataataataataatctgtctACAATCTCTCTGTGATTTTTCCAACCAGAATAATGTTCCCCACATTGCTCTGCTGGGGTCAGGTGGGGGTCAAAGAGCAGCTGTGGGTCTCATGGGTACTCTCTATCAGATGGAAAAAGAAGGTCTGTTGGACACTCTGCTCTACCTGGGAGGAGTTTCTGGGTCAACATGGTAACTAATCTGAATTATACAAACAAATCCatatgaatgatttttttttatgttggccTTTCATAAAATCCTGCTGACCTCGTCaacagcagtgcatagctctgcTTAGTGGATGTCTGTTTTCCAAACTGGAGAAGATTGGATCAAATTGTACAATATTAGTTTTAAAATCTGaggtttattttacagtgtttctcttgtaaagagagacaaaggagactTGGACACTAAACAAATTTAGATGGTGATTTATCCAATATTCAAATACTTTAGTTCAGACCAAATTGGTGTACCAACCCATCAATTAATTACTAACAGAAAATAATGCACAGTTTTCCTATGTGTATTTATCTCACCTGATAGGTCCATGACCTCCCTGTACAATGACCCAGAGTGGAGCTCCAACATGGACAGAGCGGTGTCCAGGCTGTCAGGTCCTGGTGTCGAGCTGGAGCAGGTTCTGGCCTGGTTAAATGAGAGAGCAAAGGATGAAGATTTCTCTCTAACTGATATTTGGGGGGCCCTGACCTCTGCTGGGGTCATGAAACAAGTAAcagggcaaacacacacacacaaactatatatatatatcta contains the following coding sequences:
- the LOC113747061 gene encoding cytosolic phospholipase A2 zeta-like, which codes for MQTGNTGFSASLICSLLAVSELVKAAAIMEGNSAAPEKAIRQSQSLCAGEQEYVHKRKQIVLEALQNLGANCTANNVPHIALLGSGGGQRAAVGLMGTLYQMEKEGLLDTLLYLGGVSGSTWSMTSLYNDPEWSSNMDRAVSRLSGPGVELEQVLAWLNERAKDEDFSLTDIWGALTSAGVMKQMDLEIFQMRLTEMAPTLTPSTMP